A genomic stretch from Methanobacterium sp. includes:
- a CDS encoding NADH-quinone oxidoreductase subunit B family protein — protein MSLKSYSRGRAVHVMLVYTGGCNGCDIEIVNCILSPKFDAEQYKVFLTWNPREADVLVVTGPVTKYNEQPLREIYKAIPEPKAVVAAGACALMGGVYKNCHGDIPSEEISGPVDQIIPVDAKVPGCAVRPQDIVAGLVSALPLLLNAD, from the coding sequence ATGAGCCTAAAATCATATTCTCGTGGTCGAGCAGTACATGTTATGTTAGTGTACACAGGAGGATGCAACGGCTGCGATATAGAGATAGTAAACTGTATACTCTCCCCAAAATTTGACGCTGAACAGTACAAAGTATTTCTAACATGGAACCCACGAGAAGCAGATGTCTTAGTTGTCACTGGGCCGGTTACCAAATACAATGAACAGCCACTACGCGAAATTTACAAAGCCATACCTGAACCTAAAGCTGTTGTGGCTGCAGGGGCTTGTGCCCTGATGGGTGGAGTTTATAAGAACTGTCATGGTGACATACCCTCAGAAGAAATCTCAGGACCTGTGGATCAAATCATACCAGTTGATGCTAAAGTTCCAGGTTGTGCTGTAAGGCCACAAGACATTGTAGCAGGGTTAGTATCGGCATTACCTCTCCTATTGAATGCCGACTGA
- a CDS encoding 4Fe-4S dicluster domain-containing protein, giving the protein MKNLVLIFLEGAYTNLKRILFASDRVTDMEVRNMILEGRVTPTEKVAKVSCIGCGGCKNVCPTEAIEMVDLDEPVELMEGLVKTQLPVLHSEKCVTCYYCHDFCPIYALFGEAGTIHPNDVGEIDLDISELMEKPVKISEDKIAYISQFLADNTIIRKRKD; this is encoded by the coding sequence ATGAAAAATTTAGTCCTTATATTCCTGGAAGGTGCTTACACCAATCTAAAAAGGATATTATTCGCCAGTGACCGGGTTACAGACATGGAAGTCAGGAACATGATCCTAGAAGGGAGGGTAACACCTACTGAAAAAGTGGCCAAGGTTTCCTGTATTGGATGTGGAGGATGTAAGAATGTATGCCCCACTGAAGCCATAGAAATGGTAGACCTAGATGAACCAGTTGAACTAATGGAAGGCTTGGTAAAAACCCAGTTACCCGTACTTCACAGTGAAAAATGTGTAACATGTTATTATTGTCATGATTTCTGCCCCATATATGCGTTGTTTGGAGAAGCAGGAACCATACATCCCAATGATGTTGGTGAAATTGATTTAGACATATCAGAGTTGATGGAAAAGCCTGTAAAGATATCTGAAGATAAAATCGCATATATATCCCAATTTTTAGCAGATAATACCATTATAAGGAAAAGAAAAGATTAG
- a CDS encoding 4Fe-4S binding protein: protein MFLTTKKCKGSGECIKECPTGAIRMVEGKAFSCITCGACAEACPNRAISRNKYGGYVVDRAKCNACGVCELTCPVNNITIEDGVVKGICARCGICVPACPEKARVDAYDLIEDRQLKFLESLNLTIQPPIRSKKVDETAERISLVTDNDKCTLCRRCEYYCPTGAIIVDVEPPGKCTECRVCEDVCPVGAIENCTIDPEKCTLCLKCMKECPNQAIFVDDFQVKINKLDIWEKIEGKIVSCLNCGLCAEACEKGALQMIDGHLRYDPTLCEECETTPCIEACPVGTLRLSDEPERRIKGFCVSCGKCVKACDVNEARSIKKVTWDGSVSEDCISCGICAEVCPKEAITLHRGTIEVDTKKCVLCEKCAIHCPTNAIPTTTMHKKAIKEGFTFVQDKLCMNCKLCAKICPEEAIKEDDDGKMVVDDAKCIYCGACRNACPAKAILFEREFEVEP, encoded by the coding sequence ATGTTTTTAACAACCAAAAAATGCAAAGGCAGTGGAGAATGCATCAAAGAATGCCCTACAGGTGCTATTCGCATGGTTGAAGGTAAAGCATTCAGTTGCATAACTTGCGGTGCCTGCGCAGAAGCATGCCCCAACCGGGCCATTTCACGCAACAAATATGGAGGATATGTGGTTGACAGGGCAAAGTGCAATGCCTGCGGTGTTTGCGAGCTTACCTGTCCTGTAAACAACATCACAATCGAAGATGGTGTAGTGAAAGGAATATGTGCTCGATGTGGCATATGTGTCCCGGCATGTCCTGAAAAAGCACGAGTAGATGCATACGACCTCATTGAAGACCGACAACTCAAATTCCTGGAATCATTGAACTTGACAATTCAACCACCTATCCGCTCAAAGAAGGTGGATGAAACTGCCGAAAGAATCAGCCTAGTCACTGACAATGATAAATGCACCCTTTGCCGACGTTGCGAATACTACTGTCCCACAGGGGCTATAATTGTTGATGTAGAACCTCCAGGTAAATGCACAGAATGCCGAGTCTGTGAAGATGTATGCCCTGTTGGTGCCATAGAAAACTGCACAATAGATCCGGAAAAATGTACATTATGTCTTAAATGCATGAAAGAATGTCCTAACCAAGCCATATTTGTGGATGATTTCCAGGTAAAGATCAATAAACTGGATATTTGGGAAAAAATAGAAGGAAAAATAGTATCATGCCTAAACTGCGGCCTTTGTGCTGAAGCTTGTGAAAAGGGTGCACTTCAAATGATCGACGGCCACTTACGATATGATCCCACTTTATGTGAGGAATGTGAAACTACTCCCTGTATTGAAGCCTGTCCAGTGGGAACCCTCAGATTATCTGACGAACCAGAAAGAAGAATTAAAGGATTCTGTGTTTCATGTGGAAAGTGTGTCAAGGCATGTGATGTTAACGAAGCCCGAAGCATTAAAAAAGTCACCTGGGATGGATCTGTCTCAGAAGACTGTATTTCCTGTGGAATATGTGCAGAAGTTTGTCCCAAAGAGGCCATCACCCTTCATAGAGGCACTATAGAAGTTGATACTAAGAAGTGTGTCCTATGTGAAAAATGTGCAATCCACTGTCCTACCAATGCCATTCCAACCACAACCATGCACAAGAAAGCAATTAAGGAAGGATTCACCTTTGTGCAAGACAAACTGTGCATGAACTGCAAACTATGCGCCAAAATATGTCCAGAAGAAGCCATCAAAGAGGATGATGACGGGAAGATGGTGGTGGATGATGCTAAGTGCATCTATTGTGGTGCATGCCGTAATGCTTGCCCTGCCAAGGCCATACTATTTGAAAGGGAATTTGAGGTGGAACCATGA
- a CDS encoding energy-converting hydrogenase B subunit J → MIIYYGPLIFGFLLGFILGTRIRINSESGLKFNASVYLIFIIVAFIIAYLLGPFPYYKDIPLANGFLAAAIGIILGKLILGREKIPQKTQN, encoded by the coding sequence ATGATAATATATTATGGGCCACTAATCTTTGGATTCTTACTTGGATTCATCCTGGGAACCAGAATTAGGATAAATTCCGAGAGCGGACTCAAATTTAACGCCTCAGTGTATCTAATTTTCATCATAGTTGCCTTTATAATTGCTTATTTACTGGGCCCATTCCCTTACTATAAGGATATTCCATTAGCTAATGGTTTTCTAGCTGCGGCAATTGGAATCATTTTGGGCAAATTAATATTGGGAAGGGAAAAAATCCCTCAAAAAACACAGAATTAA
- a CDS encoding cation:proton antiporter (subunit B of antiporter complex involved in resistance to high concentrations of Na+, K+, Li+ and/or alkali), whose amino-acid sequence MSTILKIFVFPAAMVVMCLGVLTILGGHITPGGGFQGGAMIAAGLIFCLIVYGLKESPFNLSHDFLSAIESIGALAYVFLGLAGLLFSGFFLYNLGVDLYHIVPAPIQAIFNYSDPTNAGIVPYLNFVVGLKVMVGLSAIVYAFLAFREYGEEAVDEPIEEIE is encoded by the coding sequence ATGAGTACCATACTCAAAATATTTGTGTTTCCAGCAGCCATGGTGGTCATGTGTCTTGGTGTATTGACCATTCTAGGTGGACACATAACTCCTGGAGGAGGATTTCAGGGTGGAGCTATGATTGCAGCAGGACTCATATTTTGTTTAATCGTATATGGTCTCAAAGAAAGTCCCTTTAACCTTTCTCACGATTTTCTTTCAGCTATAGAAAGTATCGGGGCATTAGCATATGTTTTCCTGGGTCTAGCTGGTCTTTTATTTTCAGGATTCTTCCTATACAACCTTGGAGTTGACCTTTACCACATTGTACCTGCACCAATACAAGCCATATTCAACTATTCCGACCCCACAAACGCGGGAATAGTGCCCTACCTAAACTTCGTGGTTGGATTAAAGGTCATGGTAGGGTTATCTGCAATAGTATACGCATTCCTGGCTTTCAGGGAATATGGTGAAGAAGCTGTTGATGAACCAATAGAGGAGATCGAATAA
- a CDS encoding EhbH, which translates to MSEGIRNIIMGFAMVIFTVTIFQSTYQFKQLIYPGISYLYNYVGTNIAPNMVTVVVFDWRGYDTLGEALILVTAVIAVLLVFGRGRAQLGGK; encoded by the coding sequence ATGTCTGAAGGGATAAGAAATATTATCATGGGATTTGCAATGGTTATATTCACAGTAACCATCTTCCAATCAACATATCAATTTAAACAGCTCATCTACCCAGGTATAAGCTACTTGTATAACTATGTCGGCACTAACATAGCTCCCAATATGGTAACCGTAGTAGTATTTGATTGGAGGGGATATGACACCCTTGGAGAAGCCCTCATATTGGTAACGGCTGTTATTGCTGTCTTACTGGTATTTGGGCGTGGAAGAGCCCAATTAGGAGGTAAATAA
- a CDS encoding energy-converting hydrogenase B subunit G, EhbG has product MNLYDLIVKKIKNIQGVGDESPVTNISTSSMLTAEITLISSILVALVMLRLVNKVLMIVAVLVVLFTVLTAMPLMPKFKKEQNDSLAFMMFYMVIALAIVITLFYWGNLNV; this is encoded by the coding sequence ATGAACCTCTACGACCTAATAGTGAAAAAAATAAAGAACATTCAAGGAGTTGGAGATGAAAGTCCAGTGACAAACATATCGACTTCCTCGATGTTAACTGCAGAAATAACTCTAATTTCATCAATACTGGTGGCTCTAGTAATGCTCCGGCTGGTGAACAAGGTATTGATGATTGTGGCGGTATTGGTGGTTTTGTTCACAGTTTTAACAGCAATGCCACTCATGCCAAAATTCAAAAAGGAACAGAACGATTCACTGGCATTTATGATGTTTTATATGGTAATAGCACTAGCAATAGTAATCACCCTGTTTTACTGGGGGAATTTAAATGTCTGA
- the ehbF gene encoding energy conserving hydrogenase EhbF, translating into MNFLIALMVIVPILCALFLNLLHKKDRTIKVVTILLALTLPALPLLANYGLHFFGGYVPLVENPTLANNLPSTITGTALNTFHPAITYSFQSAQQLFVFILGLVALLAIFVSLFETRRPSGVYAYMMFMGVAAVTAVILTDDIFNLYVFFEIAALATVGIVLVSNVKGNYETALKYMIIGSIAAPLLLLGIALLLGVTGNVNITDIIYSLKNGLVDPQNPVILMACALIVFGWLYGSGLPPFHTIKSAIYSKALPSGAALIQAFSVFIFVAMGIIILRIFSYLPFSQWVILGVSLLAMILGITMAILQTDLKRMIGFLAVGELGYIGIGLGLSTAYGITAGLFQAVNEAMITALLFLGFGVVLYQTGISDTRKLGGMMVKNPLVALLVLLGGFAMAGVPLLNAFQSKLMLIQGSIKAGLPELGVIMILLSIVTFMTFMKAFHAVYLRPMPDELVIKHEKIPKATIIAMLVLLGVCLIFGLFPQVATSYLQPLANSLAGGIL; encoded by the coding sequence TTGAACTTCCTAATAGCATTAATGGTTATTGTTCCGATATTATGTGCTTTGTTTTTAAACTTACTCCATAAAAAGGATCGGACTATTAAGGTTGTAACAATTCTGTTGGCTTTAACCTTACCAGCATTGCCTTTACTGGCTAACTATGGTTTACATTTCTTTGGTGGTTACGTTCCATTAGTAGAAAATCCAACATTGGCCAATAATTTACCTTCAACCATAACCGGAACTGCTTTAAACACATTCCACCCGGCTATAACCTATTCATTCCAAAGTGCACAGCAGTTATTTGTGTTTATTTTAGGGTTAGTGGCCCTTTTAGCAATTTTTGTCTCGCTATTTGAAACTCGCCGCCCGTCGGGAGTATACGCCTATATGATGTTTATGGGAGTTGCAGCAGTAACTGCTGTAATATTAACAGATGACATATTCAACTTATATGTTTTCTTTGAGATAGCAGCTTTAGCTACTGTAGGAATAGTTTTGGTATCTAATGTAAAAGGGAACTATGAAACAGCCCTGAAATACATGATAATTGGGAGTATAGCAGCACCGTTACTCTTATTAGGAATAGCACTTCTTTTAGGAGTAACTGGAAATGTAAATATTACTGATATAATCTATTCACTAAAAAACGGCTTAGTAGACCCTCAGAATCCAGTTATACTAATGGCGTGTGCTTTAATTGTATTCGGATGGCTGTATGGATCTGGACTACCACCATTCCACACTATAAAATCAGCCATATACAGTAAAGCCCTCCCCAGTGGAGCTGCATTAATACAAGCCTTTTCGGTTTTTATATTCGTTGCAATGGGAATTATTATCCTTAGAATATTTTCATACTTGCCCTTCTCACAATGGGTTATCCTAGGAGTATCACTATTAGCAATGATTTTAGGCATTACCATGGCCATACTCCAAACTGATCTTAAACGAATGATCGGATTTTTAGCAGTGGGAGAACTGGGATACATAGGAATAGGGCTAGGCCTGAGCACTGCTTATGGGATAACAGCAGGACTTTTCCAAGCAGTAAACGAAGCAATGATAACTGCACTTTTATTCCTAGGATTTGGTGTAGTATTATATCAAACTGGAATCAGTGACACTCGTAAACTGGGCGGAATGATGGTTAAAAACCCGCTGGTAGCATTACTGGTGCTTTTAGGAGGATTTGCAATGGCAGGAGTTCCTCTTCTAAACGCTTTCCAGAGTAAACTAATGCTAATCCAGGGATCAATAAAGGCAGGTCTTCCAGAGTTAGGGGTTATAATGATACTCCTAAGTATAGTGACATTCATGACATTTATGAAGGCCTTCCATGCAGTTTACCTTCGACCAATGCCTGATGAACTAGTAATAAAACATGAAAAAATACCAAAAGCAACCATTATAGCCATGCTGGTATTGTTGGGTGTATGTCTAATATTTGGTTTGTTCCCACAAGTTGCAACCAGCTATCTGCAACCATTGGCAAATAGCTTAGCAGGAGGTATATTATGA
- a CDS encoding cation:proton antiporter subunit C produces MIMDVQLASLFTAVALVVIGIFASVFLDNLIKKVIGLAFIGDGVNLFLISMGYKAGGIVYIYLPGMAADWFAQNSAYPLPFALVLTSIVIGASTMAVMLGIIIVLYKKRGSLSASKILGE; encoded by the coding sequence ATGATAATGGATGTTCAATTAGCTTCACTGTTCACAGCTGTGGCACTGGTTGTTATTGGAATTTTTGCTTCAGTTTTCCTTGATAATTTAATCAAAAAGGTCATTGGACTAGCTTTCATTGGAGATGGTGTTAACCTGTTTTTGATCTCAATGGGATACAAAGCAGGTGGAATAGTCTACATATACTTACCAGGAATGGCAGCAGACTGGTTTGCACAAAATTCTGCTTATCCCCTTCCTTTTGCTCTAGTATTAACCAGCATTGTTATTGGTGCCAGTACTATGGCAGTGATGCTGGGAATTATAATAGTACTTTATAAAAAACGTGGATCCCTCAGTGCATCCAAGATTCTGGGAGAGTAG
- a CDS encoding DUF4040 domain-containing protein, producing MIEYILMIITILGAVLALMQRDLLKAAILTGVPGASIAFLYQYLLAPDVALTQAIVGSAIIPVFFALAVYKTRRVEE from the coding sequence ATGATTGAATACATACTGATGATAATCACAATTTTAGGAGCAGTCCTAGCTCTAATGCAGAGAGATCTCCTAAAAGCAGCTATTCTAACTGGAGTTCCAGGAGCTTCCATAGCTTTCCTATACCAGTACCTTCTGGCTCCGGACGTGGCCCTAACCCAGGCTATTGTAGGATCAGCTATTATTCCAGTGTTTTTTGCCTTGGCAGTCTATAAAACGCGCAGGGTGGAGGAATAA
- a CDS encoding cation:proton antiporter (subunit G of antiporter complex involved in resistance to high concentrations of Na+, K+, Li+ and/or alkali) produces the protein MDDIFTIIKAVLLLTSAVLVLLAALGILRFKDDLERVLYARIHILGVADAACILALLVLGEPLLAGAYFILVPFASHAIANGFYYGEDKQ, from the coding sequence ATGGACGATATTTTTACCATTATAAAAGCGGTTTTACTCCTAACATCAGCTGTTCTGGTGCTTTTAGCAGCTTTAGGCATATTAAGATTTAAAGATGACCTTGAACGGGTGTTGTATGCTAGAATACATATTTTGGGGGTGGCGGATGCTGCTTGCATTCTGGCCCTTCTGGTTCTGGGAGAACCACTGCTAGCAGGAGCTTACTTCATACTGGTTCCTTTTGCATCTCACGCCATAGCCAATGGGTTCTACTATGGGGAGGATAAACAATGA
- a CDS encoding monovalent cation/H+ antiporter subunit E, translating to MFITRIFYGIAYFIVLIWEIIKATIDVAIRTVNGNVDPIIVEIPTVLKRPVSQTVLANSITLTPGTLSIDLDSENQVIKVATIVPKEKEDIIPFESYIKGMLE from the coding sequence ATATTCTACGGAATCGCCTATTTTATTGTATTAATATGGGAAATAATCAAGGCCACCATAGATGTTGCTATTCGAACTGTTAATGGTAATGTTGACCCGATAATTGTGGAAATACCTACAGTTCTTAAAAGACCAGTTTCACAGACTGTTTTGGCCAACAGTATCACTCTTACACCGGGCACACTCTCCATAGATCTTGACTCTGAAAATCAAGTTATAAAGGTTGCCACAATCGTTCCAAAAGAAAAAGAGGATATAATTCCATTTGAATCTTATATTAAAGGCATGTTAGAATGA